A single region of the Trichocoleus desertorum ATA4-8-CV12 genome encodes:
- the bchH gene encoding magnesium chelatase subunit H, giving the protein MQRIVLMAGFESFNANLYRKAAQLAQARCPELEICVFSDRDLTTQSEAIAAALQGADVFFGSLLFDYDQVLWLRDRVQQIPIRLVFESALELMSLTKLGDFAIGDKPKGMPKPVKFILDKFGSGKEEDKLAGYLSFLKVGPKLLKFVPIQKVQDLRNWLIIYGYWNAGGPENVASMFWMIAEKYLGLAIGEIPAPIDTPNMGLLHPDYAGYFESPQQYLDWYHSSNKAGLGDRSSGKGRFSYESSASQHRFSTKPAPTEQPAPKNANLPVVGILLYRKHVVTKQPYIPQLIRHFEQAGLIPLPIFINGVEGHVAVRDWMTTSHEQEQRSQGQIETPSLSKEAVAVDAIVSTIGFPLVGGPAGSMEAGRQVEVAKRILSAKNVPYIVAAPLLIQDIHSWTRQGIGGLQSVVLYSLPELDGAIDPVPLGGLVGEDIYLIPERVQRLTGRLKRWIELRRTPPSDRKLAIILYGFPPGYGAVGTAALLNVPRSLLKFLQALKDQGYTVGDLPEDGEELIRQVKEADEVYTDHEDAPITLVSDRQLEKWLGYLKTSRIEKQWKSLTSSGIKTYGNQFCLGGIQLGNIWIGVQPPLGIQGDPMRLMFERDLTPHPQYAAFYQWLQHDFQANALVHFGMHGTVEWLPGSPLGNTGYSWSDILLGDLPNLYIYAANNPSESILAKRRGYGVLISHNVPPYGRAGLYKELVTLRDLIAEYREDPTKNYVLKEAILKKIADTGLDTDCPCGEAKKLGISLTTENAKLFSAEVFNRYLLKLYEYLQVLENRLFSTGLHTLGEVPNAEILAGYLNAYLGEELPEQAIAQVVTGADFKSLTQQFDLNGKTPKLEAAIQVRDLLAQTSDELTNLLRGLNGEYIPPAPGGDLLRDGPGVLPTGRNIHALDPYRMPSAAAYERGRAIAQQIIAQHLQEHHAYPETVAVMLWGLDAIKTKGESLGILLELVGAEPVKEGTGRIVRYELKPLAEVGHPRIDVLANLSGIFRDSFINIIELLDDLFRRAAEADEPEEQNFIRKHEIALRAQGVENASARLFSNPAGDFGSLVNDRVVDGNWESGDELGDTWRDRNTFSYGRQDKGQARPEILDTLLKTTERVVQEIDSLEYGLTDIQEYYANTGGLKRAAEQKRGKKVTTSFVESFSKDTTPRSLEDLLRLEYRTKLLNPKWAEAMAAQGSGGAFEISQRMTALIGWAGTADFQESWVYDQAADTYALDPEMAEKLRQANPEAFRNIVARMLEANGRGFWNPEPDKLAQLRQLYELTDEELEGITV; this is encoded by the coding sequence ATGCAACGCATTGTATTGATGGCTGGGTTTGAGTCTTTTAATGCGAATCTATACCGCAAAGCTGCTCAACTGGCGCAAGCTCGTTGTCCAGAGTTAGAGATCTGCGTGTTTAGCGATCGCGACCTCACCACTCAATCAGAAGCGATCGCAGCGGCTCTGCAAGGAGCGGATGTCTTCTTTGGCAGCTTGTTGTTCGACTACGACCAAGTGCTGTGGTTGCGCGATCGCGTGCAGCAAATTCCGATTCGCTTGGTGTTCGAGTCAGCGCTGGAATTGATGAGCTTAACCAAGTTGGGCGACTTCGCCATTGGAGACAAACCCAAAGGGATGCCCAAACCTGTCAAATTTATCCTCGACAAGTTCGGTAGCGGCAAGGAAGAAGACAAACTAGCAGGCTACCTTAGCTTTTTGAAAGTTGGCCCCAAACTCCTCAAATTTGTCCCGATTCAAAAAGTTCAAGACCTCCGCAATTGGCTGATTATTTACGGCTACTGGAATGCAGGCGGCCCAGAAAACGTCGCATCCATGTTTTGGATGATCGCCGAAAAGTATCTCGGTTTAGCGATCGGTGAAATTCCTGCGCCCATCGATACTCCCAACATGGGGCTGTTACACCCCGACTATGCAGGTTATTTTGAGTCTCCCCAACAATATCTGGATTGGTATCACTCTTCTAATAAGGCTGGGTTGGGCGATCGCTCATCGGGGAAGGGCAGGTTTAGCTATGAATCTTCAGCCTCCCAGCACAGATTTTCTACAAAACCCGCCCCTACAGAGCAACCCGCGCCTAAAAACGCTAATCTCCCTGTTGTTGGCATCCTTCTCTATCGCAAACACGTTGTCACCAAACAACCTTACATTCCTCAACTCATTCGCCACTTTGAGCAAGCAGGTTTGATTCCGCTGCCGATTTTTATTAATGGCGTGGAAGGGCATGTGGCGGTGCGAGATTGGATGACCACTAGTCACGAGCAAGAACAGCGATCGCAAGGCCAAATTGAGACTCCATCCCTCTCCAAAGAAGCGGTGGCTGTCGATGCGATTGTCTCTACGATTGGCTTTCCCTTAGTGGGTGGCCCTGCGGGTTCAATGGAAGCAGGTCGGCAGGTAGAAGTGGCGAAGCGGATTCTCAGCGCCAAAAATGTCCCCTATATCGTCGCGGCTCCGCTGTTGATTCAAGATATTCACTCTTGGACTCGGCAAGGGATTGGTGGGCTGCAAAGTGTGGTGCTGTATTCCCTGCCCGAACTCGATGGCGCGATCGATCCGGTGCCTTTGGGCGGTTTGGTCGGTGAAGACATTTATCTGATTCCCGAACGAGTTCAACGCCTGACTGGACGGCTGAAGCGCTGGATTGAACTCCGCCGTACTCCGCCTAGCGATCGCAAATTGGCAATTATTCTCTACGGTTTTCCCCCGGGTTACGGAGCTGTAGGCACTGCCGCTTTGTTGAATGTGCCGCGATCGCTGCTGAAATTCCTCCAAGCGCTGAAAGACCAAGGCTACACCGTGGGCGACTTGCCAGAGGATGGCGAAGAACTGATTCGGCAGGTAAAGGAAGCCGATGAAGTTTACACGGATCATGAAGATGCGCCCATTACCTTGGTGAGCGATCGCCAGCTAGAGAAATGGCTGGGCTACCTAAAAACCAGCCGCATCGAAAAACAGTGGAAGTCGCTCACCAGTAGCGGCATTAAAACCTATGGCAATCAGTTCTGTTTAGGGGGCATTCAACTTGGCAATATTTGGATTGGGGTACAGCCCCCGCTGGGTATTCAAGGCGACCCCATGCGGTTGATGTTTGAGCGCGACCTCACGCCCCACCCGCAGTACGCCGCTTTCTACCAGTGGTTGCAGCACGACTTTCAAGCCAATGCACTGGTCCACTTCGGGATGCATGGCACCGTAGAATGGCTGCCTGGTTCACCGCTAGGCAATACAGGCTATTCCTGGTCAGACATTCTGCTAGGCGACCTGCCCAATCTCTATATATATGCAGCGAATAATCCCTCCGAGTCAATTTTGGCAAAGCGGCGGGGCTACGGCGTACTAATTTCTCACAATGTGCCGCCCTATGGTCGCGCTGGACTCTACAAAGAATTGGTGACGCTACGGGATCTAATTGCGGAATATCGCGAAGACCCCACAAAAAATTATGTGCTTAAAGAAGCGATTTTGAAGAAGATTGCCGACACGGGCTTAGATACCGATTGCCCCTGCGGCGAAGCCAAAAAGCTAGGCATCTCCCTGACCACAGAAAATGCCAAACTCTTCAGCGCCGAAGTGTTCAATCGGTATCTGCTGAAGCTATACGAGTATCTGCAAGTTTTAGAAAATCGCCTCTTCTCCACGGGGCTGCATACCTTAGGAGAAGTCCCCAATGCTGAAATCTTAGCAGGCTATTTGAACGCTTACTTAGGTGAAGAATTGCCAGAACAGGCGATCGCCCAAGTTGTCACCGGAGCCGATTTCAAATCTTTGACTCAACAATTTGACCTCAATGGCAAAACTCCTAAACTCGAAGCTGCTATCCAGGTTCGAGACTTACTCGCCCAAACCTCCGACGAGTTAACCAACTTATTGCGAGGCTTAAACGGCGAATATATTCCCCCCGCTCCCGGTGGTGACTTGCTGCGGGATGGTCCTGGCGTATTACCCACAGGTCGCAACATCCACGCCCTCGACCCGTACCGAATGCCCTCCGCTGCCGCCTATGAACGAGGCCGAGCGATCGCCCAACAAATCATTGCCCAACACCTGCAAGAACACCACGCCTACCCCGAAACTGTCGCCGTCATGCTCTGGGGCTTAGATGCGATCAAAACCAAAGGTGAATCCTTGGGCATCTTGCTAGAACTCGTCGGCGCGGAACCCGTTAAAGAAGGTACAGGGCGAATTGTCCGCTACGAACTCAAACCTTTAGCCGAAGTTGGCCATCCCCGGATTGATGTGCTCGCCAACCTCTCTGGCATCTTCCGCGATAGCTTTATCAATATTATTGAACTGCTTGATGACCTGTTCCGTCGCGCCGCCGAAGCCGACGAACCTGAAGAGCAAAACTTTATCCGCAAACATGAGATCGCCCTCCGAGCCCAGGGTGTAGAGAATGCCTCAGCCCGCTTGTTCTCCAACCCTGCCGGAGATTTCGGTTCCTTAGTCAACGATCGCGTGGTCGATGGCAATTGGGAATCGGGGGACGAACTGGGGGATACCTGGCGCGATCGCAATACCTTTAGCTATGGTCGGCAAGACAAAGGCCAAGCCCGTCCCGAAATTCTCGACACGCTACTCAAAACCACCGAGCGCGTGGTTCAAGAAATCGACTCCTTAGAATACGGCCTCACCGATATTCAGGAGTACTACGCCAACACGGGCGGCTTGAAACGAGCTGCCGAACAAAAACGCGGTAAAAAAGTCACCACCAGCTTCGTGGAAAGCTTCTCGAAAGACACTACCCCCCGCAGTTTGGAAGATCTGTTGCGCCTGGAGTACCGTACCAAACTCCTCAATCCCAAATGGGCCGAAGCAATGGCGGCGCAAGGTTCCGGTGGCGCGTTTGAAATCTCCCAGCGCATGACCGCACTAATTGGCTGGGCTGGCACTGCCGACTTCCAAGAATCTTGGGTCTACGACCAAGCCGCCGACACCTACGCCCTCGACCCAGAGATGGCTGAGAAACTCCGCCAAGCCAACCCCGAAGCTTTCCGTAACATCGTCGCCCGGATGCTAGAAGCCAATGGTCGCGGTTTCTGGAATCCAGAGCCAGACAAACTCGCCCAACTCCGCCAACTCTACGAACTCACCGATGAAGAGTTAGAAGGCATCACGGTTTAG
- a CDS encoding peptidoglycan-binding protein → MTFNIAALELPVLQNGSEGPAVGAWQSFLKGAQFVLGAVDEDFSRLTDTATRNYQQKNNLPATGVVDYTTYALALQQGFLFKVPNFSSALLLSYLNFGVAEVKDLQNSLNAIAQLDPPLTVDGDFGPLSSRGLAQVYKQRDVRFRDDLQQQLTATTKQKLETDFSAAIAFIDDYAKKLRFRLSGPHWVKFFLATNSIEDLASPFRQRAQAFEKALRVAGAKLDITNTLRPPERAYLMHFAAKISRSQIRPQDVTAMLGVDIDWVHYTNAGSVQAAQQMIDAYGIGTNPVALRSLHTQGLAIDWFINWEGTLQIRDSSGQLVNIGAPRNGENPTLMKVGASYGVYKLLGDPPHWSVNGG, encoded by the coding sequence ATGACATTTAATATTGCTGCTTTAGAATTACCTGTACTCCAGAACGGGTCTGAAGGGCCAGCAGTGGGGGCTTGGCAAAGCTTTCTGAAAGGGGCTCAGTTTGTGCTCGGAGCAGTAGACGAAGACTTCAGTAGGTTGACTGATACAGCCACACGCAACTATCAACAAAAAAATAACTTACCTGCGACAGGCGTTGTAGACTACACCACCTATGCTCTAGCGCTACAGCAAGGCTTTTTGTTTAAGGTGCCAAATTTCTCGTCTGCTCTGTTGTTGAGCTATCTGAACTTTGGAGTTGCAGAAGTTAAAGACCTACAGAACAGTCTCAACGCGATCGCCCAACTCGACCCTCCCCTCACCGTGGATGGCGATTTTGGTCCCCTCAGCAGCAGAGGTTTGGCCCAAGTTTACAAGCAGAGAGATGTGCGGTTTCGCGATGACTTGCAACAGCAATTGACTGCCACGACCAAACAAAAACTCGAAACCGATTTCAGTGCGGCGATCGCATTCATTGATGACTATGCCAAAAAGTTGCGATTTCGCTTGAGTGGTCCCCATTGGGTGAAGTTTTTTCTGGCAACCAATTCTATTGAAGATTTAGCTTCACCGTTTCGGCAGCGAGCTCAAGCATTCGAAAAAGCTTTACGAGTCGCAGGGGCAAAATTAGACATTACTAATACGCTACGTCCCCCAGAGCGAGCTTACCTGATGCATTTTGCCGCCAAAATTAGTCGCTCCCAGATTCGACCTCAAGATGTGACCGCCATGCTGGGGGTGGATATTGACTGGGTACATTACACCAATGCTGGCTCTGTGCAAGCGGCTCAGCAAATGATTGATGCTTATGGGATTGGTACGAATCCTGTAGCGTTGCGATCGCTACATACCCAAGGGCTGGCGATCGACTGGTTCATCAATTGGGAAGGGACGCTGCAAATCAGAGACAGTAGCGGGCAACTCGTGAACATTGGGGCTCCCCGAAATGGCGAGAATCCCACCTTGATGAAAGTGGGGGCTTCTTACGGAGTTTATAAGCTGCTAGGCGACCCACCGCACTGGTCAGTCAATGGTGGCTAA
- a CDS encoding tetratricopeptide repeat protein — MKQPSSPVQAWEQYRNQAIACYSNNQFREYLTLSEQNLELARTLGDRTKEAIALNQVGLAHIRLWQPQQALGFLQQALVLQRALGASLSAAQAKIPQPNIASPLFGEATTLNNMGSVYSQLGEPQRALEFFNQALVIFRELGDRRIEAVTLNSIALAYIRLGQPKQALLLCNQLLPIRRELGDRAGEAATLNNIGLTYSDLGRPRKALEYFKQALLIQKELGDRAGEATALNNIGSVYSDLGEPQRALLIHNQILLIRRDLGDRFGEATTLNNIGFAYRDAGQLHQSLDFYHQALWIREILGDRPGQATTLNNIGFAHRDLKQPQRALEFYNQSLLLYRELQDRTGEITTLTNIGAVWAELEQPDWAQDFYQEAYGLAEKIGNLFLLDWICVLRGANS; from the coding sequence ATGAAGCAGCCTTCAAGTCCTGTACAGGCATGGGAACAGTACCGTAACCAAGCGATCGCCTGCTATAGCAATAACCAGTTTCGAGAGTACCTAACCCTCTCTGAGCAGAATTTGGAGTTGGCCCGAACGCTAGGAGACAGAACCAAAGAAGCGATCGCCCTGAACCAAGTCGGGTTGGCGCATATTCGCTTATGGCAACCCCAACAAGCTTTGGGATTTCTTCAGCAAGCCCTAGTGCTGCAACGAGCCTTGGGCGCGTCTTTATCAGCAGCACAAGCTAAAATCCCTCAGCCAAACATCGCTTCACCGCTATTTGGCGAAGCCACCACCCTCAACAATATGGGTTCTGTTTATAGCCAGCTAGGAGAACCCCAACGAGCTTTGGAGTTTTTTAACCAAGCCCTCGTGATTTTTCGTGAATTGGGCGATCGCCGGATTGAAGCTGTCACCCTCAACAGTATTGCCTTAGCCTACATTCGTCTCGGCCAGCCCAAGCAAGCTTTACTTTTGTGCAATCAACTTCTGCCGATCCGTCGTGAACTTGGCGATCGCGCTGGGGAAGCAGCCACCCTCAACAACATTGGCTTGACTTACAGCGACTTAGGTCGGCCCCGTAAAGCGCTGGAATACTTTAAACAAGCACTCCTGATCCAAAAAGAATTGGGCGATCGCGCTGGAGAAGCCACAGCCCTCAACAACATTGGCTCCGTTTATAGTGATTTGGGTGAACCCCAGCGAGCTTTGCTGATTCACAACCAAATTTTGCTGATTCGGCGGGACTTGGGCGATCGCTTTGGCGAAGCCACCACCCTCAACAACATCGGCTTTGCGTATCGAGACGCGGGCCAATTGCACCAATCTTTAGACTTCTATCACCAAGCTCTCTGGATTCGAGAAATATTAGGCGATCGCCCCGGACAAGCCACCACGCTCAACAATATTGGTTTCGCCCATCGAGACCTGAAGCAGCCCCAGCGAGCTTTGGAGTTCTACAACCAATCCTTGCTGCTCTACCGAGAATTGCAGGATCGTACAGGCGAAATTACCACTCTGACTAATATTGGTGCCGTGTGGGCAGAATTAGAACAGCCAGACTGGGCCCAAGATTTCTATCAAGAAGCCTATGGGCTGGCCGAGAAAATCGGCAATCTTTTCTTGCTTGATTGGATTTGTGTGCTGAGAGGGGCTAATTCCTAA